In the genome of Penaeus vannamei isolate JL-2024 chromosome 26, ASM4276789v1, whole genome shotgun sequence, one region contains:
- the LOC138866620 gene encoding uncharacterized protein has product MPMNISTWNVRMLRNRNESERPQRCTALIASELARYNNDIAALRETRLAVDGELCERGAGYTFFWSGCGPEERQEAGVGFAVKTSMVGKLAGPPKSVNDRLMTMRLPFSHGLKFATIVSAYAPTMTNPDETKDKFYEDLNTVITAVPHADKLIILGDFNAVGCYSVSWEGVIGKHGPKRRPQGGKTPKRLNVNKLKSNNIKQSFSDTLERLESTLLEGEDVETAWAALRETVYNTECLGPSTRKHKDWFDENYTEIKQLLEKKQSAYRAHLDNPKSTAKKDALRNIQSTIEVKLCQMQVSRLSDKADEIQGFADKHKMKNFYDGSSPLLSADGSTVITDKDKILERWAEHFDSLLNRPSTINDEAIDKLPQVPVEETMDAVPTLEEIQKAVRLLSSDKAPGSDSIPAEVYKEGGAALIEKLHQLFQLIWQHERVPQEFKDVSIIHLY; this is encoded by the exons ATGCCTATGAACATCAGCACTTGGAACGTTCGCATGCTTCGTAACAGGAACGAGTCAGAAAGACCCCAGAGATGCACAGCTCTAATTGCAAGTGAACTCGCCAGATACAACAATGACATTGCTGCCCTAAGAGAAACCAGGCTGGCAGTAGACGGCGAACTGTGTGAAAGAGGTGCAGGATATACCTTTTTTTGGAGTGGTTGTGGCCctgaagagagacaagaggctGGAGTTGGTTTTGCAGTGAAGACGTCAATGGTTGGCAAATTAGCTGGTCCCCCCAAGAGTGTGAATGATCGCCTTATGACGATGAGACTTCCCTTCTCTCATGGACTGAAGTTTGCAACCATTGTCAGTGCCTATGCCCCTACCATGACTAACCCAGATGAGACCAAGGACAAGTTTTATGAAGACCTGAACACTGTCATCACCGCTGTGCCCCATGCTGACAAACTCATCATCCTTGGTGATTTTAATGCTGTTGGCTGTTACAGCGTCTCCTGGGAAGGAGTGATCGGGAAGCATGGG CCCAAGAGACGGCCACAAGGCGGGAAAACACCGAAACGCCTGAATGTCAACAAACTGAAGAGCAACAACATCAAGCAGTCTTTTTCCGACACCCTGGAACGCCTTGAGTCCACCCTGTTGGAAGGCGAGGATGTTGAGACAGCATGGGCTGCACTTCGTGAGACAGTGTATAACACAGAGTGCCTAGGGCCAAGTACCAGGAAACACAAGGACTGGTTCGATGAGAACTACACGGAGATCAAGCAGTTGTTAGAGAAGAAGCAAAGCGCATACAGAGCACACCTTGACAACCCAAAGTCAACAGCAAAGAAAGACGCACTGAGAAACATACAGAGCACCATTGAAGTCAAGCTGTGCCAGATGCAAGTTTCCAGGCTGAGCGACAAAGCCGATGAGATCCAGGGCTTTGCAgacaaacacaaaatgaaaaactTCTATGATG GATCATCCCCCCTCCTCAGTGCAGATGGGTCAACTGTGATCACTGACAAAGACAAAATTCTGGAACGTTGGGCTGAACATTTTGATAGTTTACTGAACAGGCCATCCACCATCAACGATGAAGCCATTGATAAGCTGCCTCAGGTTCCTGTTGAAGAGACAATGGATGCTGTACCAACTTTGGAGGAGATTCAGAAGGCAGTTCGTCTTCTATCCAGTGACAAAGCACCTGGCTCGGACTCCATCCCAGCTGAAGTCTACAAAGAAGGTGGTGCGGCTTTGATTGAGAAACTGCATCAGCTGTTCCAGCTCATTTGGCAGCACGAGCGAGTGCCACAAGAATTTAAGGATGTCTCAATCATTCATCTCTACTAA
- the LOC138866619 gene encoding uncharacterized protein produces the protein MLARVQDNGETSDPFPVSKGVKQGCVLAPTLFSLTFSAMLTDAFRDSDIGIGITYRTDGSIFNLRRLQAKPKVSKDTVNDFLFADDCALNAATEADMQCSVDKFSEACNNFGLTINTKKIEVMHQPAPGKLYAKPNITVNGQRLNTKIKVCRAIVLKTLLYGCETWTVYQRHARKLNHFHNTCLRKLLGIKWQDRIPDTEVLTRAGLPSIYTILMQSQLRWTGHVVRMPDHRLPKRLLYGKLQQRKRSKGGQKKPFRVTLKASLKAFDINHNSGSRQLRTEEYGGQLYTKAPKHMKPTG, from the exons ATGCTGGCAAGAGTCCAGGACAACGGAGAGACCTCTGATCCCTTCCCCGTCTCAAAAGGAGTGAAACAAGGCTGCGTCCTTGCTCCCACCCTCTTCAGTCTCACGTTCTCCGCCATGCTGACTGATGCCTTCAGAGACTCAGACATAGGCATCGGCATCACGTACCGGACTGACGGCTCCATCTTCAACCTCAGGAGGCTGCAAGCTAAACCCAAGGTCTCAAAAGACACCGTCAACGACTTCCTGTTTGCCGATGACTGCGCCCTCAACGCTGCCACCGAGGCTGACATGCAGTGCAGTGTCGACAAGTTCTCTGAGGCCTGCAACAACTTTGGCCTTACCATCAACACAAAGAAGATTGAGGTTATGCATCAGCCAGCTCCAGGAAAACTATACGCTAAACCCAATATCACTGTCAACGGGCAGCGGCTGAAT ACAAAGATCAAAGTGTGTCGGGCCATTGTTCTCAAAACTCTGCTCTACGGCTGTGAGACATGGACAGTCTATCAACGTCATGCCAGGAAGCTGAACCACTTCCACAACACGTGCCTCAGAAAACTCCTCGGCATAAAGTGGCAAGACAGGATACCAGACACTGAGGTCCTCACTCGGGCTGGTCTGCCCAGCATCTACACAATCCTGATGCAGTCACAGCTTCGTTGGACAGGCCATGTAGTTCGCATGCCAGACCACCGGCTTCCAAAGAGACTGTTGTATGGCAAACTGCAGCAACGAAAGCGCTCCAAAGGAGGCCAGAAAAAGCCCTTCAGGGTTACGCTAAAGGCATCGCTGAAGGCCTTCGACATCAACCATAACAGTGGGAGCAGACAGCTCAGGACAGAGGAGTATGGCGGTCAGCTGTACACAAAGGCGCCAAAACACATGAAGCCAACAGGATAG